From the Phyllopteryx taeniolatus isolate TA_2022b chromosome 20, UOR_Ptae_1.2, whole genome shotgun sequence genome, one window contains:
- the myo3a gene encoding myosin-IIIa isoform X8: protein MKCHQSKICKQSSLLKMFPQSGRSIVFDNFPDPGDTWEIVETIGKGTYGKVYKVLSKVDGSKAAVKVLDPIHDIDEEIEAEYNILKALSDHANVVKFYGMFYKKDAKCGDQLWLVLELCNGGSVTDLAKGLLRRGERVDEAIVAFILHQALMGLQHLHVNKTIHRDVKGNNILLTTHGGIKLVDFGVSAQLTNTRLRRNTSVGTPFWMAPEVIACEQQLDSTYDARCDVWSLGITAIELGDGDPPLSELHPMRALFKIPRNPPPTLQQPELWSDDFNDFICKCLIKDFELRPNVLDLLQHVFIRQTVGKEKMLQKQLVELIDLNQQIGVMEKTSHHGKTDRGRDSNDRHERIHTKKGSNMKMERDEGDDLAALEVLDEDSVSEQLQERYGRDQIYTYVGDILVAVNPFHKMHIYAPQYSKMYVGAKRTANPPHIFAVADIAYQSMVSYNSDQCIVISGESGAGKTESAHLLVQQLTVLGKANNQSLQEKILLVNSLVEAFGNACTAINDNSSRFGKYLEMKFSARGTVVGAKISEYLLEKSRVIHQAAGEKNFHIFYYIYAGLADRKKLAHYKLSDSKTPKYLCNEHIKLGPDIVSNTAYKEHFDAVEQCFKVIGFSLEELGSVYSTLAAILNAGDIEFSAVVSEHQTDKSDIDNMTVLENVASLLRIRSDELQEALTSHCVVARGETIVRPNTVDKAAEVRDATGKALYGRLFNWIVNRINALLRPDGRLGEDDKGLNIGILDIFGFENFKRNSFEQLCINIANEQIQFYFNQHIFAWEQDEYLNEDVDARVIEYEDNRPLLDLFLQKPMGMLSLLDEESRFPQATDQTLIEKFQDNLKTKSFWRPKRIDLGFGIHHYAGKVIYNAAGFLAKNRDTLSADIVLLLRSSENELVRKLVTHPLTKTGNLAHTKGKAVTTLPTPRTPTRTLTFAKMGVLTLYSSFTFTEPVDADTPYHPRETTNMRTQTVAAYFRYSLMDLLSKMVSGQPHFVRCIKPNNDRQPNKFDREKVLVQLRYTGILETAKIRRQGYSHRVPFANFLKRYHIVAFHADEEPAVTPETCSIILEKAKLENWAMGKTKVFLKYYHVEHLNLMVQQATQRIVLLQACVRGWLGSRRYRRLLKAREQSALVLQSAYRGYKVRKSVGEDKNKKREAFVVQFQAVCRGFLAKKMYKELVEEKHRAACKIQAHYRGHKDRKRFKRKREAVEKEKAEKALTVTQEKPPEPDQNATEEDFPASNDKTRTEEEETKAAVILQSNFRGYQDRKKFKARKKTMAGAELQPPSMPLLEAECEQEEGGPKSPEDEEEDTYEAEENEDSDHTQVPEDEENTDTVVDEPAVGFGEEVPPEDFADLSNLQEETKAAVVLRSNFRGHDERTRLREDAKRNLNDPNEQEASEEDDMEQDSGDPEETKEAVVLQSKLRGHKERKRLEEEGKIPGRRTRELRDEPESCEDREVLDEEETNEELLSPNDVELELAEVAADASDVVLECEDEKREEEEAALKIQSNFRGYKQRKKMKASKQAAQEEAEQLESFSIQIAETSHNFVALQQKLTEIIQAHQSNPERNGMFVKEKAINGFAPQMQKSPDKRLSRPPRRTLQPKTLNTPEDSTYYTLIHRSVQDDKRKPRKEDPGKLVDVDQHYYQALPTSRCAPASASEGTSSQSSVRRRLSEDRRPEPAENRQPEEYKPESKPAKHTSQSVPRTPSAATRTDNNPYDFRHLLRKTSQRRRLIRQYRAKD from the exons GGCCTCCAGCACCTGCACGTGAACAAAACCATCCACAGGGACGTCAAAGGCAACAACATCCTGCTGACCACGCACGGAGGCATCAAACTGGTCGACTTCG GTGTTTCGGCCCAGCTGACAAACACTCGCCTGAGGAGGAACACGTCGGTGGGAACGCCCTTCTGGATGGCGCCGGAG GTGATAGCGTGCGAGCAGCAGCTGGACTCCACCTACGACGCCCGCTGCGACGTTTGGTCCCTGGGCATCACCGCCATCGAGCTGGGCGACGGAGACCCGCCCCTCTCAGAGCTCCATCCAATGAGAGCCCTCTTCAAAATTCCCCG aAATCCTCCGCCGACCCTCCAGCAGCCCGAGTTGTGGTCCGACGACTTTAACGACTTCATCTGCAA GTGTCTCATCAAGGACTTCGAGCTGCGACCGAACGTGTTGGACCTCCTCCAGCACGTCTTCATCAGACAGACTGTCGGGAAGGAGAAAATGCTGCAGAAACAACTCGTTGAACTTATTGATCTCAACCAGCAAATAGGAGTCATGGAGAAGACCAG CCATCATGGAAAAACAGACAGAGGCCGAGACAGTAACGACAG GCATGAACGCATCCACACCAAAAAAGGAAGCAACATGAAGATGGAGCGGGATGAGGGCGACGATCTCGCCGCTTTGGAAGTCCTCGACGAG GACTCGGTCAGCGAGCAACTGCAGGAGCGCTACGGCAGGGATCAGATCTACACCTACGTAGGCGACATCCTCGTCGCCGTCAATCCTTTCCACAAAATGCACATCTACGCTCCTCAG TACAGTAAAATGTACGTGGGCGCAAAGCGGACGGCCAATCCTCCGCACATCTTCGCTGTGGCCGACATCGCCTACCAATCCATGGTGTCGTACAACTCCGATCAG TGCATCGTGATCAGCGGCGAGAGTGGAGCAGGGAAAACGGAAAGCGCTCACCTGCTCGTGCAGCAGCTCACCGTCTTGGGCAAG GCCAATAACCAGTCCCTCCAGGAGAAGATCCTGCTGGTCAACAGCCTGGTGGAGGCCTTCGGCAACGCCTGCACAGCCATCAACGACAATTCCAGTCGCTTCGGCAAGTACCTGGAAATGAAGTTCAGCGCTAGAGGGACGGTGGTGGGCGCCAAGATATCCGAGTACCTACTGGAGAAGTCCAGAGTCATCCACCAAGCCGC GGGGGAGAAGAACTTCCACATCTTCTACTACATCTACGCTGGCCTGGCTGACAGGAAGAAGCTTGCCCACTACAAGCTCTCCGACAGCAAAACGCCTAA GTATCTGTGTAACGAGCACATTAAACTGGGCCCCGACATTGTGAGCAACACCGCCTACAAGGAGCACTTTGACGCAGTGGAGCAGTGTTTCAAAGTCATCGGATTCTCCCTGGAG GAGCTGGGCAGCGTGTACAGCACGCTGGCGGCCATCCTCAACGCGGGCGACATCGAGTTCTCGGCGGTGGTGTCGGAGCACCAGACGGACAAGAGCGACATTGACAACATGACCGTCCTGGAAAACG TGGCGTCGTTACTGCGCATCCGCTCCGACGAGCTCCAGGAAGCCTTGACCTCCCACTGCGTGGTGGCCCGGGGCGAGACCATCGTGCGGCCCAACACGGTGGACAAGGCGGCGGAGGTGAGGGACGCCACCGGCAAGGCGCTGTACGGCCGCCTATTCAACTGGATCGTCAACCGCATCAACGCGCTGCTGCGGCCCGACGGCCGCCTCGG AGAGGACGACAAGGGCTTGAACATCGGCATCCTGGACATCTTCGGCTTCGAGAACTTCAAGAGGAACTCCTTCGAGCAGCTGTGCATCAACATCGCCAACGAGCAGATCCAGTTTTACTTCAACCAGCACATCTTCGCCTGGGAGCAG GATGAGTACCTGAACGAGGACGTGGACGCTCGCGTGATCGAGTACGAGGACAACCGGCCGCTGCTGGACTTGTTCCTGCAGAAGCCCATGGGCATGCTGTCGCTCCTGGACGAGGAGAGTCGCTTCCCGCAGGCCACCGATCAGACGCTCATCG AGAAATTTCAAGATAACCTGAAGACCAAAAGCTTCTGGAGACCAAAGAGGATCGACCTCGGATTTGGTATTCACCACTATGCTGGAAAG GTGATCTACAACGCCGCCGGTTTCCTTGCCAAGAATCGAGACACGCTGTCGGCAGACATTGTCCTTCTGCTGAGGTCCTCAGAGAACGAGCTCGTTCGCAAACTTGTCACCCACCCCCTCACCAAAACGG GCAACCTCGCCCACACCAAAGGCAAAGCTGTCACCACGCTCCCCACCCCGCGCACCCCCACGCGCACCCTCACCTTCGCCAAG ATGGGAGTGCTTACCTTGTACAGTTCCTTTACTTTCACTGAG CCTGTTGACGCAGACACGCCGTACCATCCTCGAGAAACCACCAACATGAGAACGCAGACAGTGGCGGCCTACTTCAGA TACTCCCTGATGGATCTGCTGTCTAAGATGGTGTCGGGGCAGCCCCACTTCGTGCGATGCATCAAACCCAACAACGACAGGCAACCCAACAAGTTCGACCGGGAGAAGGTTCTGGTCCAGCTGCGCTACACGGGAATCCTAGAGACGGCTAAGATCCGCCGGCAGGGCTACTCGCACCGCGTCCCGTTTGCCAATTTCCTCAAGAG GTATCACATTGTGGCGTTCCACGCTGACGAGGAGCCCGCGGTGACTCCTGAGACGTGCAGTATTATCCTGGAGAAAGCCAAGCTGGAGAACTGGGCCATGGGGAAGACAAAG GTTTTCCTCAAGTACTATCACGTGGAACATCTGAATCTGATGGTGCAGCAGGCCACGCAGCGCATCGTGCTTCTGCAGGCTTGTGTCCGAGGCTGGCTGGGCTCCCGACGCTACCGTAGGCTGCTGAAGGCGCGAGAACAAAGTGCTCTTGTGCTGCAGTCCG CTTACAGAGGCTATAAAGTGCGAAAGAGTGTCGGCGAGGACAAGAACAAGAAGCGGGAAGCCTTCGTCGTCCAGTTTCAAGCTG TCTGCAGGGGCTTTCTTGCAAAGAAGATGTACAAGGAGTTGGTGGAGGAGAAGCACAGAGCGGCCTGCAAGATTCAGGCGCACTACCGAGGGCACAAGGACAGGAAGCGTTTCAAAAGAAAACG AGAAGCCGTGGAGAAGGAGAAAGCAGAAAAAGCTCTGACCGTCACTCAGGAGAAGCCGCCTGAGCCGGACCAGAACGCCACCGAGGAGGATTTTCCAGCTTCCAACGACAAAACCCGAACCGAAGAAGAGGAAACCAAGGCTGCCGTAATCTTGCAGAGCAACTTCCGAGGCTACCAggatagaaagaagtttaaggCGAGAAAGAAGACCATGGCTGGAGCTGAGCTGCAGCCGCCGTCCATGCCACTGTTGGAAGCGGAATGTGAACAAGAAGAAGGAGGGCCGAAGAGCCCcgaggatgaggaagaagatACGTACGAAGCAGAGGAGAATGAAGACAGCGATCACACGCAGGTGCCAGAAGACGAAGAGAACACCGACACCGTGGTAGATGAGCCGGCGGTTGGTTTCGGGGAAGAAGTCCCGCCTGAAGATTTCGCAGACTTGTCAAATTTGCAGGAGGAAACCAAAGCTGCCGTGGTCCTCCGGAGTAACTTCCGAGGGCACGACGAGAGGACGAGGCTCCGGGAGGACGCCAAAAGAAACCTGAACGACCCAAATGAACAGGAAGCTTCAGAGGAAGACGACATGGAGCAGGACAGTGGCGACCCGGAGGAGACCAAAGAAGCCGTGGTCCTTCAGAGTAAGTTGAGGGGCCACAAGGAACGCAAACGACTTGAAGAGGAAGGGAAGATCCCTGGCAGGAGGACACGAGAACTCAGAGACGAGCCAGAATCCTGCGAGGATCGAGAAGTGCTGGATGAAGAAGAAACAAACGAGGAACTTCTATCTCCAAACGATGTGGAGCTCGAATTGGCAGAGGTGGCGGCGGACGCCTCTGACGTTGTGCTGGAATGTGAAGATGAGAAACGGGAGGAAGAAGAGGCTGCGCTGAAGATCCAAAGTAACTTCAGAGGCTACAAGCAGCGCAAGAAGATGAAGGCCAGCAAGCAGGCGGCGCAGGAGGAAGCCGAGCAGCTAGAGAGCTTCTCCATACAG ATCGCCGAGACCTCTCACAACTTTGTGGCCCTGCAGCAGAAGTTGACGGAGATTATCCAGGCCCATCAGTCAAACCCGGAGAGGAACGGCATGTTTGTCAAGGAGAAAGCCATCAACGGCTTCGCTCCCCAGATGCAAAAATCGC CCGACAAGAGATTGTCGCGGCCCCCCCGCCGCACCCTGCAGCCAAAGACCCTCAACACCCCCGAGGACTCCACCTACTACACATTGATCCAT CGTTCCGTCCAGGATGACAAACGCAAGCCCAGGAAAGAAGA TCCAGGGAAACTAGTGGACGTGGACCAGCACTACTACCAGGCTTTGCCCACCAGCAGATGCGCGCCCGCTTCGGCCTCCGAGGGGACTTCATCTCAAAGCAGCGTCCGGCGCAGGTTGTCCGAGGACCGGAGACCAGAACCTGCGGAGAACAGACAGCCAGAAGAATACAAGCCAGAGTCCAAACCTGCCAAACACACCAG TCAGTCGGTTCCCAGAACGCCGTCTGCCGCCACTCGCACCGACAACAACCCGTACGACTTCAGGCACCTGCTGAGGAAGACCTCGCAAAGACGAAGGCTCATCAGACAGTACCGAGCAAAGGACTGA
- the myo3a gene encoding myosin-IIIa isoform X4, giving the protein MKCHQSKICKQSSLLKMFPQSGRSIVFDNFPDPGDTWEIVETIGKGTYGKVYKVLSKVDGSKAAVKVLDPIHDIDEEIEAEYNILKALSDHANVVKFYGMFYKKDAKCGDQLWLVLELCNGGSVTDLAKGLLRRGERVDEAIVAFILHQALMGLQHLHVNKTIHRDVKGNNILLTTHGGIKLVDFGVSAQLTNTRLRRNTSVGTPFWMAPEVIACEQQLDSTYDARCDVWSLGITAIELGDGDPPLSELHPMRALFKIPRNPPPTLQQPELWSDDFNDFICKCLIKDFELRPNVLDLLQHVFIRQTVGKEKMLQKQLVELIDLNQQIGVMEKTSHHGKTDRGRDSNDRHERIHTKKGSNMKMERDEGDDLAALEVLDEDSVSEQLQERYGRDQIYTYVGDILVAVNPFHKMHIYAPQYSKMYVGAKRTANPPHIFAVADIAYQSMVSYNSDQCIVISGESGAGKTESAHLLVQQLTVLGKANNQSLQEKILLVNSLVEAFGNACTAINDNSSRFGKYLEMKFSARGTVVGAKISEYLLEKSRVIHQAAGEKNFHIFYYIYAGLADRKKLAHYKLSDSKTPKYLCNEHIKLGPDIVSNTAYKEHFDAVEQCFKVIGFSLEELGSVYSTLAAILNAGDIEFSAVVSEHQTDKSDIDNMTVLENVASLLRIRSDELQEALTSHCVVARGETIVRPNTVDKAAEVRDATGKALYGRLFNWIVNRINALLRPDGRLGEDDKGLNIGILDIFGFENFKRNSFEQLCINIANEQIQFYFNQHIFAWEQDEYLNEDVDARVIEYEDNRPLLDLFLQKPMGMLSLLDEESRFPQATDQTLIEKFQDNLKTKSFWRPKRIDLGFGIHHYAGKVIYNAAGFLAKNRDTLSADIVLLLRSSENELVRKLVTHPLTKTGNLAHTKGKAVTTLPTPRTPTRTLTFAKMGVLTLYSSFTFTEPVDADTPYHPRETTNMRTQTVAAYFRYSLMDLLSKMVSGQPHFVRCIKPNNDRQPNKFDREKVLVQLRYTGILETAKIRRQGYSHRVPFANFLKRYHIVAFHADEEPAVTPETCSIILEKAKLENWAMGKTKVFLKYYHVEHLNLMVQQATQRIVLLQACVRGWLGSRRYRRLLKAREQSALVLQSAYRGYKVRKSVGEDKNKKREAFVVQFQAGGSHDEDGRRRNDTEVVSGMTSDALSLSVCRGFLAKKMYKELVEEKHRAACKIQAHYRGHKDRKRFKRKREAVEKEKAEKALTVTQEKPPEPDQNATEEDFPASNDKTRTEEEETKAAVILQSNFRGYQDRKKFKARKKTMAGAELQPPSMPLLEAECEQEEGGPKSPEDEEEDTYEAEENEDSDHTQVPEDEENTDTVVDEPAVGFGEEVPPEDFADLSNLQEETKAAVVLRSNFRGHDERTRLREDAKRNLNDPNEQEASEEDDMEQDSGDPEETKEAVVLQSKLRGHKERKRLEEEGKIPGRRTRELRDEPESCEDREVLDEEETNEELLSPNDVELELAEVAADASDVVLECEDEKREEEEAALKIQSNFRGYKQRKKMKASKQAAQEEAEQLESFSIQIAETSHNFVALQQKLTEIIQAHQSNPERNGMFVKEKAINGFAPQMQKSPDKRLSRPPRRTLQPKTLNTPEDSTYYTLIHRSVQDDKRKPRKEDPGKLVDVDQHYYQALPTSRCAPASASEGTSSQSSVRRRLSEDRRPEPAENRQPEEYKPESKPAKHTSQSVPRTPSAATRTDNNPYDFRHLLRKTSQRRRLIRQYRAKD; this is encoded by the exons GGCCTCCAGCACCTGCACGTGAACAAAACCATCCACAGGGACGTCAAAGGCAACAACATCCTGCTGACCACGCACGGAGGCATCAAACTGGTCGACTTCG GTGTTTCGGCCCAGCTGACAAACACTCGCCTGAGGAGGAACACGTCGGTGGGAACGCCCTTCTGGATGGCGCCGGAG GTGATAGCGTGCGAGCAGCAGCTGGACTCCACCTACGACGCCCGCTGCGACGTTTGGTCCCTGGGCATCACCGCCATCGAGCTGGGCGACGGAGACCCGCCCCTCTCAGAGCTCCATCCAATGAGAGCCCTCTTCAAAATTCCCCG aAATCCTCCGCCGACCCTCCAGCAGCCCGAGTTGTGGTCCGACGACTTTAACGACTTCATCTGCAA GTGTCTCATCAAGGACTTCGAGCTGCGACCGAACGTGTTGGACCTCCTCCAGCACGTCTTCATCAGACAGACTGTCGGGAAGGAGAAAATGCTGCAGAAACAACTCGTTGAACTTATTGATCTCAACCAGCAAATAGGAGTCATGGAGAAGACCAG CCATCATGGAAAAACAGACAGAGGCCGAGACAGTAACGACAG GCATGAACGCATCCACACCAAAAAAGGAAGCAACATGAAGATGGAGCGGGATGAGGGCGACGATCTCGCCGCTTTGGAAGTCCTCGACGAG GACTCGGTCAGCGAGCAACTGCAGGAGCGCTACGGCAGGGATCAGATCTACACCTACGTAGGCGACATCCTCGTCGCCGTCAATCCTTTCCACAAAATGCACATCTACGCTCCTCAG TACAGTAAAATGTACGTGGGCGCAAAGCGGACGGCCAATCCTCCGCACATCTTCGCTGTGGCCGACATCGCCTACCAATCCATGGTGTCGTACAACTCCGATCAG TGCATCGTGATCAGCGGCGAGAGTGGAGCAGGGAAAACGGAAAGCGCTCACCTGCTCGTGCAGCAGCTCACCGTCTTGGGCAAG GCCAATAACCAGTCCCTCCAGGAGAAGATCCTGCTGGTCAACAGCCTGGTGGAGGCCTTCGGCAACGCCTGCACAGCCATCAACGACAATTCCAGTCGCTTCGGCAAGTACCTGGAAATGAAGTTCAGCGCTAGAGGGACGGTGGTGGGCGCCAAGATATCCGAGTACCTACTGGAGAAGTCCAGAGTCATCCACCAAGCCGC GGGGGAGAAGAACTTCCACATCTTCTACTACATCTACGCTGGCCTGGCTGACAGGAAGAAGCTTGCCCACTACAAGCTCTCCGACAGCAAAACGCCTAA GTATCTGTGTAACGAGCACATTAAACTGGGCCCCGACATTGTGAGCAACACCGCCTACAAGGAGCACTTTGACGCAGTGGAGCAGTGTTTCAAAGTCATCGGATTCTCCCTGGAG GAGCTGGGCAGCGTGTACAGCACGCTGGCGGCCATCCTCAACGCGGGCGACATCGAGTTCTCGGCGGTGGTGTCGGAGCACCAGACGGACAAGAGCGACATTGACAACATGACCGTCCTGGAAAACG TGGCGTCGTTACTGCGCATCCGCTCCGACGAGCTCCAGGAAGCCTTGACCTCCCACTGCGTGGTGGCCCGGGGCGAGACCATCGTGCGGCCCAACACGGTGGACAAGGCGGCGGAGGTGAGGGACGCCACCGGCAAGGCGCTGTACGGCCGCCTATTCAACTGGATCGTCAACCGCATCAACGCGCTGCTGCGGCCCGACGGCCGCCTCGG AGAGGACGACAAGGGCTTGAACATCGGCATCCTGGACATCTTCGGCTTCGAGAACTTCAAGAGGAACTCCTTCGAGCAGCTGTGCATCAACATCGCCAACGAGCAGATCCAGTTTTACTTCAACCAGCACATCTTCGCCTGGGAGCAG GATGAGTACCTGAACGAGGACGTGGACGCTCGCGTGATCGAGTACGAGGACAACCGGCCGCTGCTGGACTTGTTCCTGCAGAAGCCCATGGGCATGCTGTCGCTCCTGGACGAGGAGAGTCGCTTCCCGCAGGCCACCGATCAGACGCTCATCG AGAAATTTCAAGATAACCTGAAGACCAAAAGCTTCTGGAGACCAAAGAGGATCGACCTCGGATTTGGTATTCACCACTATGCTGGAAAG GTGATCTACAACGCCGCCGGTTTCCTTGCCAAGAATCGAGACACGCTGTCGGCAGACATTGTCCTTCTGCTGAGGTCCTCAGAGAACGAGCTCGTTCGCAAACTTGTCACCCACCCCCTCACCAAAACGG GCAACCTCGCCCACACCAAAGGCAAAGCTGTCACCACGCTCCCCACCCCGCGCACCCCCACGCGCACCCTCACCTTCGCCAAG ATGGGAGTGCTTACCTTGTACAGTTCCTTTACTTTCACTGAG CCTGTTGACGCAGACACGCCGTACCATCCTCGAGAAACCACCAACATGAGAACGCAGACAGTGGCGGCCTACTTCAGA TACTCCCTGATGGATCTGCTGTCTAAGATGGTGTCGGGGCAGCCCCACTTCGTGCGATGCATCAAACCCAACAACGACAGGCAACCCAACAAGTTCGACCGGGAGAAGGTTCTGGTCCAGCTGCGCTACACGGGAATCCTAGAGACGGCTAAGATCCGCCGGCAGGGCTACTCGCACCGCGTCCCGTTTGCCAATTTCCTCAAGAG GTATCACATTGTGGCGTTCCACGCTGACGAGGAGCCCGCGGTGACTCCTGAGACGTGCAGTATTATCCTGGAGAAAGCCAAGCTGGAGAACTGGGCCATGGGGAAGACAAAG GTTTTCCTCAAGTACTATCACGTGGAACATCTGAATCTGATGGTGCAGCAGGCCACGCAGCGCATCGTGCTTCTGCAGGCTTGTGTCCGAGGCTGGCTGGGCTCCCGACGCTACCGTAGGCTGCTGAAGGCGCGAGAACAAAGTGCTCTTGTGCTGCAGTCCG CTTACAGAGGCTATAAAGTGCGAAAGAGTGTCGGCGAGGACAAGAACAAGAAGCGGGAAGCCTTCGTCGTCCAGTTTCAAGCTGGTGGGAGCCACGACGAGGACGGTCGCCGTCGAAATGACACCGAGGTTGTGAGTGGAATGACTTCTGATGCGTTGTCTTTGTCAGTCTGCAGGGGCTTTCTTGCAAAGAAGATGTACAAGGAGTTGGTGGAGGAGAAGCACAGAGCGGCCTGCAAGATTCAGGCGCACTACCGAGGGCACAAGGACAGGAAGCGTTTCAAAAGAAAACG AGAAGCCGTGGAGAAGGAGAAAGCAGAAAAAGCTCTGACCGTCACTCAGGAGAAGCCGCCTGAGCCGGACCAGAACGCCACCGAGGAGGATTTTCCAGCTTCCAACGACAAAACCCGAACCGAAGAAGAGGAAACCAAGGCTGCCGTAATCTTGCAGAGCAACTTCCGAGGCTACCAggatagaaagaagtttaaggCGAGAAAGAAGACCATGGCTGGAGCTGAGCTGCAGCCGCCGTCCATGCCACTGTTGGAAGCGGAATGTGAACAAGAAGAAGGAGGGCCGAAGAGCCCcgaggatgaggaagaagatACGTACGAAGCAGAGGAGAATGAAGACAGCGATCACACGCAGGTGCCAGAAGACGAAGAGAACACCGACACCGTGGTAGATGAGCCGGCGGTTGGTTTCGGGGAAGAAGTCCCGCCTGAAGATTTCGCAGACTTGTCAAATTTGCAGGAGGAAACCAAAGCTGCCGTGGTCCTCCGGAGTAACTTCCGAGGGCACGACGAGAGGACGAGGCTCCGGGAGGACGCCAAAAGAAACCTGAACGACCCAAATGAACAGGAAGCTTCAGAGGAAGACGACATGGAGCAGGACAGTGGCGACCCGGAGGAGACCAAAGAAGCCGTGGTCCTTCAGAGTAAGTTGAGGGGCCACAAGGAACGCAAACGACTTGAAGAGGAAGGGAAGATCCCTGGCAGGAGGACACGAGAACTCAGAGACGAGCCAGAATCCTGCGAGGATCGAGAAGTGCTGGATGAAGAAGAAACAAACGAGGAACTTCTATCTCCAAACGATGTGGAGCTCGAATTGGCAGAGGTGGCGGCGGACGCCTCTGACGTTGTGCTGGAATGTGAAGATGAGAAACGGGAGGAAGAAGAGGCTGCGCTGAAGATCCAAAGTAACTTCAGAGGCTACAAGCAGCGCAAGAAGATGAAGGCCAGCAAGCAGGCGGCGCAGGAGGAAGCCGAGCAGCTAGAGAGCTTCTCCATACAG ATCGCCGAGACCTCTCACAACTTTGTGGCCCTGCAGCAGAAGTTGACGGAGATTATCCAGGCCCATCAGTCAAACCCGGAGAGGAACGGCATGTTTGTCAAGGAGAAAGCCATCAACGGCTTCGCTCCCCAGATGCAAAAATCGC CCGACAAGAGATTGTCGCGGCCCCCCCGCCGCACCCTGCAGCCAAAGACCCTCAACACCCCCGAGGACTCCACCTACTACACATTGATCCAT CGTTCCGTCCAGGATGACAAACGCAAGCCCAGGAAAGAAGA TCCAGGGAAACTAGTGGACGTGGACCAGCACTACTACCAGGCTTTGCCCACCAGCAGATGCGCGCCCGCTTCGGCCTCCGAGGGGACTTCATCTCAAAGCAGCGTCCGGCGCAGGTTGTCCGAGGACCGGAGACCAGAACCTGCGGAGAACAGACAGCCAGAAGAATACAAGCCAGAGTCCAAACCTGCCAAACACACCAG TCAGTCGGTTCCCAGAACGCCGTCTGCCGCCACTCGCACCGACAACAACCCGTACGACTTCAGGCACCTGCTGAGGAAGACCTCGCAAAGACGAAGGCTCATCAGACAGTACCGAGCAAAGGACTGA